The following proteins are co-located in the Macadamia integrifolia cultivar HAES 741 chromosome 3, SCU_Mint_v3, whole genome shotgun sequence genome:
- the LOC122073780 gene encoding transcription factor bHLH84-like codes for MEHVEALAEGEWSSFSGIFSTEESDFMAQLLGNYSIPNDHEAGSTLSLGIPSTIWPDHEANSLISCYPQGSSYSSGSSSLLIPATSGHHHHHHGNYYLSPSNPILVSNSSSMSMDLSMVIEHNNNCSPLQVFTENPMEEASYFNEEMSSDSLRESGASPEAHINAFGGKKNQLKRKLEMPEPVHGNADDKMDTNQSDYGRKKSRVSGEVQRKKNVQSKKNQKMNLISSNDEEEINAATNGQSSSSNDCSEDDSNGSQELNGGGPTTSTSKGSVALNMNGKTRASRGSATDPQSLYARKRRERINDRLRILQNLVPNGTKVDISTMLEEAVQYVKFLQLQIKLLSSDDLWMYAPIAYNGMDIGLDLKR; via the exons ATGGAGCATGTTGAAGCTTTGGCAGAAGGGGAATGGAGTTCTTTCAGTGGAATCTTCTCCACAGAGGAGTCTGATTTCATGGCACAGTTGCTTGGTAACTATTCCATTCCCAACGATCATGAAGCCGGATCCACGTTAAGCCTAGGAATCCCATCAACGATTTGGCCTGATCATGAAGCCAATAGTTTAATCAGCTGTTACCCTCAAGGGAGTAGCTATAGCAGTGGTAGTAGCAGTCTCTTAATCCCTGCCACTTCcggccaccaccaccatcaccatggAAACTACTACTTGAGCCCTTCAAATCCAATTTTGGTGTCCAATAGCAGCTCCATGTCCATGGATCTTTCTATGGTGATTGAGCATAATAATAACTGCTCACCCCTTCAGGTCTTTACTGAGAACCCAATGGAAGAAGCTTCTTACTTCAATGAGGAGATGAGCAGTGATAGCCTGCGTGAATCTGGTGCATCCCCAGAAGCCCACATTAATGCTTttggtgggaaaaaaaatcaactgaAGAGGAAACTTGAGATGCCAGAACCAGTTCATGGCAATGCAGATGACAAAATGGACACCAACCAATCTGACTATGGGAGGAAGAAATCTCGGGTTTCAGGAGAG gtccaaaggaagaagaatgtgCAATCAAAGAAGAACCAGAAGATGAACCTAATTAGCagcaatgatgaagaagagattaatgCAGCTACAAATGGGCAAAGTTCAAGCAGTAATGACTGTTCTGAGGATGACTCCAATGGTTCTCAGGAGCTAAACGGAGGAGGACCAACTACTTCAACCTCCAAAGGCTCTGTAGCTCTCAACATGAATGGGAAAACAAGAGCCAGTAGGGGTTCAGCAACAGATCCCCAAAGCCTCTATGCTAGG AAGCGAAGAGAAAGAATAAACGACCGGTTGAGAATCCTACAAAATCTTGTCCCAAACGGCACAAAA GTTGATATCAGTACAATGCTAGAAGAAGCTGTACAGTACGTGAAATTTTTGCAGCTCCAAATCAAG CTCTTAAGCTCTGATGATCTATGGATGTACGCTCCCATTGCTTACAATGGAATGGACATTGGGCTTGACTTGAAGAGATGA
- the LOC122073914 gene encoding vacuolar-sorting receptor 3-like — MSGRSVVGFSLGFLVLLFWYSLIYPATARFVVEKNSLTVTSSGSIKGTYDSAIGNFGIPQYGGSMAGMVVYTKQNVKGCKDFSDSGISFKSKPGALPTFLLVDRGDCFFALKVWNAQKAGASAVLVADDIEEPLITMDSPQEDSASAKYIENITIPSALIEKDFGEKLKKAASAGEIVNVNLDWREAVPHPDDRVEYELWTNSNDECGTKCDMLMEFVKDFKGPAQILEKGGYTQFAPHYITWYCPQAFTVSRQCKSQCINHGRYCAPDPEQDFSRGYEGKDVVIENLRQLCVYKVANESKKPWVWWDYVTDFQIRCPMKEKKYNKECADVVIKSLGLDSKKIEKCMGDPNADSKNPVLEEEQESQVGKGSRGDVTILPTLVVNNRQYRGKLEKGAVLKAICSGFEETTEPAVCLSSDIETNECLDNNGGCWQDKALNATACKDTFRGRVCECPLVDGVQFKGDGYNTCKASGPGRCKISNGGCWQETRDGHTFSACVDTEGSKCQCPPGFTGDGVKSCEDIDECKEKKACQCPECSCKDTWGSYECTCSGDLLYIRDQDTCISKRATETKSAWAAFWAIFIGLAIAVAGAYVVYKYRLRSYMDSEIRAIMAQYMPLDSQTEVPNHVSEDRA, encoded by the exons ATGTCGGGGAGATCAGTAGtagggtttagtttagggtttctggTATTGTTGTTTTGGTATTCTCTTATATACCCGGCAACGGCAAGGTTCGTTGTGGAGAAGAATAGCTTAACTGTGACATCTTCGGGTAGTATTAAAGGTACTTATGATAGCGCCATTGGAAACTTTGGAATACCTCAATATGGGGGGAGCATGGCTGGAATGGTTGTGTATACGAAGCAGAACGTGAAGGGTTGCAAGGATTTCAGCGACTCGGGAATATCTTTCAAGTCAAAACCTGGAGCTCTCCCAACATTTCTCTTGGTCGATCGAGGAG ATTGCTTTTTTGCTTTAAAGGTTTGGAATGCCCAGAAAGCTGGGGCTTCTGCAGTGCTTGTAGCAGATGACATTGAGGAACCGCTAATAACAATGGACTCACCCCAAGAGGATAGTGCATCTGCAAAATATATTGAGAACATTACAATTCCATCTGCACTTATTGAGAAAGACTTCGgtgaaaagttgaagaaggcAGCCAGTGCTGGGGAAATTGTCAATGTGAACCTCGATTGGAGAGAAGCTGTTCCACATCCTGATGACCGTGTGGAATATGAGTTGTGGACCAATAGCAATGATGAATGTGGGACCAAATGTGATATGTTGATGGAGTTTGTTAAGGATTTCAAGGGTCCGGCTCAGATTCTTGAAAAAGGTGGTTATACTCAGTTTGCACCCCATTATATAACCTGGTACTGTCCTCAGGCATTCACAGTCAGCAGACAGTGCAAATCCCAGTGCATAAATCATGGCAGATATTGTGCACCTGACCCTGAACAGGATTTCAGTCGTGGTTATGAAGGGAAAGATGTTGTTATTGAAAATCTGAGACAATTATGTGTTTATAAGGTGGCAAATGAAAGCAAAAAGCCCTGGGTCTGGTGGGATTATGTAACTGATTTTCAAATAAGATGTCCcatgaaggagaaaaaatacAACAAGGAATGTGCTGATGTTGTCATCAAATCTCTAG GTCTTGATAGTAAAAAGATTGAGAAGTGTATGGGAGACCCGAATGCAGACTCTAAAAATCCTGTTTTGGAAGAAGAGCAGGAATCCCAA GTTGGGAAAGGATCTAGAGGCGACGTAACCATATTGCCTACCCTTGTTGTTAACAATCGACAGTATCGAG GAAAGTTAGAGAAAGGTGCTGTTTTGAAGGCTATATGTTCTGGTTTTGAGGAAACTACTGAACCAGCTGTGTGTTTGAGTAGTG ATATAGAAACAAATGAGTGTTTAGATAATAATGGTGGTTGCTGGCAAGACAAAGCGCTGAATGCCACCGCCTGCAAG GATACATTCCGAGGAAGAGTATGCGAGTGTCCCTTGGTTGATGGTGTTCAGTTTAAGGGAGATGGTTACAATACTTGTAAAG CGAGTGGACCTGGACGGTGCAAAATAAGTAACGGGGGTTGTTGGCAGGAAACTCGAGATGGACACACATTCTCTGCTTGTGTG GATACCGAGGGCAGTAAATGCCAGTGTCCTCCTGGATTTACAGGAGATGGTGTCAAAAGCTGTGAAG ATATCGACGAGTGCAAAGAGAAAAAGGCTTGCCAATGCCCTGAATGCAGCTGTAAGGATACCTGGGGTAGCTATGAGTGCACTTGTAGTGGGGACCTCTTGTACATCAGGGATCAGGACACTTGCATAA GTAAGCGGGCAACTGAAACAAAAAGTGCATGGGCTGCTTTTTGGGCCATTTTTATAGGCCTGGCAATTGCTGTTGCTGGGGCTTATGTTGTTTACAAATATAGATTGAGA TCGTACATGGATTCAGAGATCAGAGCCATAATGGCACAGTACATGCCACTGGACAGCCAAACAGAAGTCCCAAATCATGTCAGTGAGGATCGTGCCTGA